Sequence from the Macadamia integrifolia cultivar HAES 741 unplaced genomic scaffold, SCU_Mint_v3 scaffold1915, whole genome shotgun sequence genome:
ATTTATTCACGTGGGTAATTGGTTTTTTCTGCGTCATCTAATTATTCGATTAGTTGTTTATCTGGTGGGTATCaaatttcagattcaaattcaattaaataccCTCCCATGAATGTTATGAAAGTTAGTTTATCCGATGTTACTCTGAATGCAACTCTTAATTAATTGTAACAGGGTTGGGGTTTGACGATAATTTTGGGAATTCATCCTTCGCCAAGGATGCTTCCTTTCCATCCAATGGAGTTCTTTGATGGTAGGAAGTTGATCGGATCAGTTTTTGGAGACTTCAAAGGAAAGACACAACTGCCTGGGTTTGTTGATGAATGCATGCGTGGGGTCAGTACTTTCATCATATACTTTCCAAgcattttgatcaatttttagtaagaatattttacatattattgtCCATTACTAAAGGGATTTGTTGGTGGTGAGTTTATTTCCTTCAGGTGGTGAACTTAGATGGATTCATAACTCATGAGCTTCCCTTCACCAAGATAAACGAAGCATTTCAACTGCTCCTCGATGGAAAATCTTTGAGATGCCTCCTGCTGCTTTAAGCTTACTCTTACTATGCCATGGCTGTATCTTATCTCTACATCTTCACATTGTAATTGTACAACTATTTCCATGCCTGTACTATTTTATGTAATGTATGATGTATCAGATAGAGTGTGCTTAGTCCAATGGTAAAGTACGAAAGTTACATCTTAGTGGTTAAGTGGTCGAAACATCCTCTCAACATTCTCTGGGGTAAGACTACTTAGTTCTCGTCCCCTCGATCGATAACCTTGTGCACCAagtatgccctttttttttattgtttgatgCATTAGCTTAGTAAATTTACTGATAACTCAGAATATCAAATGTGTGTGtacccttttgtttttttgggggtgaaGGTATGGGTGTATACTCCAAACCTGCTGCATGATTTAATCCCAAGACCTAATTTAAACTAGCCAGGACCCTTGCAAGCCATAGTTTTAGTTCATGATTTAGATTCAATATTAATCACGGCCGATACGAATATGATTTTGATACGTATATATCAAATTGCTTCAATCTGAAACAActacaaattcaagaaaaaacaaaaaacaaaaaaaacaaaaaaaaaaagcaccgtTTTATCTGATGCTAAAGACATGTATCCATGTTGGTCACAATCGATCTGATACTGATACCTAAAACTATGTTACCAAGTGAGTTGGTGACCttcaaattatatatataaaaatccaaaatcaaatttcCATCCAGttgaaaaaatttccttttcacGATGAGCAATGCCAAATGAAATTCCATCATTGTAATAGACTTAAGAGGGTGTAGGTTGGATAAGGAGAAATATCTTGACACTTATTCTAAGCTAGTAGTTGACGAGTAACAACATAGTTTATCTATACAGGCTTGCAATATTTTAATATGTGCAGTGATTAATAGACCCCAACTAGATTTAACAAGTTGGGCAGTAGGCTTGTTGAATGGAGATGAGAAATCGTTACTAATAACAGGCTATTTAATGACAATAAATCCTATTGAAGGAAGCTCCATGGCTCTTTTGCTTGGAGTACAATCAGCAATAGGACGTGGACTACCTCTGAGTGAAATATGGACTAATTCAGATGTTGTTTACAAACTCTCTTTGGACTTACAAAAATTTTTGTGGCCTTTAAGTACGGCATCCATCTTTTTGAATGTATATAAATCTATGGCCAATGTAACCTATAGGCTAAAACCTCAGTCAAAACATGTGTCTTTTTTTGCGTTGATGGTTGGAGAAACGCTGACAAACAGTAGTATAATTGCTGCCCCTTTTGTATATTCCTAAGTTTTTAATAGTTTGTtgccttaaaaataaaaaaaaaataaaaaaaaaaagaaacaaaaactaaaaaaaaaacttagtttATTTTCCATGATACAACTTCTCTTTTAAGGAAAAAGCTTTTGTACACAACTATCATTAGAAACAttctattaaatgaaaaaaacataTCATTAGAAACATTTGCACCagcgaatttttttttttttcttttttccacgCGATAGTATTTCTTGGGGCATAAAATATTTCAGCGAAATTCTCTTGTCATCGTATAATCATGGaatactttaaaaataaattaaactgAATCATGTGCTAATATGATATTCtaaaaactaataattaaaaatgTTAATCATATTGAAAGTATTCAAATGAAATTTGCCTAGGAGCTTACCAAAATGAAACAAGTATAAATTTGTTCCatgctacccaaaaaaaaatcattccctCTTAATTTAGGGAAATTGCCACTTCATATGGTCCCACCAGATAAGCTTTATGAATCAGTTAGACCATGTGATTCTATCTGCAATTTTGTGATTTTGATCTTTATTAGGAGAAAGAGCATGTTAGGGTTGGCAATGTGTGGAAATTGAAATGTAATCATGAACATTCGTTTTACCCAATGAAAGAATGATGTAACAAATCTAACCAATGAATATCTAGGGAATGATCTAGATTAACTATGTaatatttcatcttcaaatATAATGATTTGCCCATCCTTATACTATCATACCCCTCCCATGTGAGTCACGCACACCctctttcacacacacacacacacaaagccCTATACACttccttttgaaattttcaatgaTTTGTTTTGTCAATTTGTCTATCTCATTAGTCATAGTATTACAGTTAAATAAGTGATCCTGAGACTACAGATGCAGATGGATCAAATACAGATTGGATGTGATCAGATCTAGATATCCCCCAGCTAGATACGGATATCCCTAAACAAATACAAATGCGAATTGAATCTAGATTTTCGATTATCCATTTATATCTCATATTTCTGTAACCTCGATCTTTTTTCTCGATAGATACGATTCATTCTTAATCCACATCTCTCAGTTATCTTATCATTTTCCCATTCTCTAAAGtcgagagcggatcaggttcacgtacgaaaATGTATGAAAACGGTCCTAATCCGTgaatataaaattaattttctctctcttcatttaatagattctatatccatAAATCAAGaatgtacgagaacattctcataCGATGTGTTCACTCTAAAACCTATCTTCAAAAACCTTCTTAAgtcattaattattttattattaattaaatatctacCCGAATTTGgttattataaaattttaaccCATATAATGCAATTCTTTTGTCACCATTAACAGAAAACAAGATCAAccacaagaagaggaagaagaaagagtcaAAGGGAGACAATGTTCAGAATTCCTTGCAAGTAACAAGCCACGTCGTTTTGCGGCGGTGGCATATTAAGTTATTAACCCTCCCCTTCcccagaagaaaaagaaagacacGAAACGTTTCGTGGCTCTACCGTCGGCTCCATTCTGTTTAGCCATTGATGTACGTACCCTGTTTTGATGCATTCTGATAGGTGCATTTATTGTTTCTTTAATAACTCCAGAGCTTTATCAATTTCTCTGTTCTAATCCATGGAAGGAAATAAAGAATAGAGGCACATGTGAGTGGAATTTTATGTAATTTAATCTATTTAGGAACCACAATTGAACGATCTGTTAGTATAAATATATAGTATTACTACAACCTGAGTAGCCAAAACAAGCTCTGAGTGAGGGTAattggaaaagagagagatgggcaACTCTGCTGAGACGAAAGGGAAGGTCATCACTTGCAAAGGTATATGACAACCATCgactctcccttcttcttctccttctaataAAAGAGACTAAAAGTTCTGGTTTGCACCTTGAAGCTGCTGTTGTTTGGGGTCCAGGACAACCAATTTCCATAGAAGAAGTACAAGTTCATCCTCCCCAGATAATGGAGGTCAGAATGAAGGTCCTTTACACCTCGATTTGCCACACAGATCTCAGTGCTTGGAAAGGAGAGATAAGAATGCAAAGGaaaaccccccccccatttCAGTATCAcattctgttaagtttgtcttgaattcttgacccattttaaagattgacccgatccgacatattttggtggcaatccaaatgggaatttttctgagatctgtgatggaagcagaggggttgggccgataggcccaagcccagagcccatcactgatcttgtatgggggtgcgggggcgtagcccccacGGTATGGTTCGATTGAATCGATCgcaacccgatgggtcgacccacgattttggagtatatataatgtactgttgcttgttgagaaagtcattgtattctagggtttcagagcgAGTTTTTTCCTCGctgctgctagggtgtaatatctcttctgcatagtgaatcatcttcttcttcgcccgaggacatagcacaccaccctggtgtgtgaacgtcgttaaatctctgtgtcgtatggatctattgtctctttattattcgtgtttcttggtgtttgaccTAACACATTCAATTTCTTAATATTGAGAATAAAAATGCTGTTTTGATGAATTAATTCTATGTTTTGATTGTAATTGAAGAACGAGGCCCAACAAGTGTATCCTCGAATTCTAGGCCATGAAGCTGCAGGGTAACCATCAAATGTAGAAGCTTCTTCTTATGTTATCAATTTCTGAATGTGAGTGAAATTGCCTAGATATGTATATGGGCAGGATCGTTGAGAGCGTGGGAGAAGGAGTGTCGGACATGAGAGAAGGTGACAAAGTGGTTCCAATCTTCAATGGAGAATGCGGTGACTGTGCCTATTGTAAGTGTGAGAAAACTAACCTCTGCAGGAAGTTCAGGGTGAATCCAATGAAATCCGTCATGGTTAACGATGGGAAGACAAGGTTCTGGACGCGTGATGGTCAGAAGCCCATTTACCATTTCCTCAACACCTCCACCTTTGTGGAGTACACCGTGCTCGACTCGGCCTGTGTTGTCAAGATAGATGCCCAAGCTCCTCTAAGGAAGATGAGCTTGCTTAGTTGTGGCGTTTCTACAGGCATGTAATCTGCAACACAAGTCAACTTTTTTGTTGTATGGAAGATCcaaatttttccaatttttccacATCAGGGATATGAATGATACTATATATGAACATATGGATATGGGTCTGAggaaattttttctaaaaattcaaaattttgttggGTTCAAGGAATTGGAGCTGCTTGGAATACGGCAAACGTGCAAGAAGGATCAAGCGTCGCCATCTTTGGTTTGGGTGCTGTGGGACTTGCTGTAAGCATCAATAGACCTGAACATCTCTGTCTCTCTGTGTGTCTATTTGTGTTGCAGACAATGAGGGGAGTTAATTAATCAAGTACTCATGGGCGCAGGTAGCAGAAGGAGCACGGTTAAGAGGAGCTTCTCAAATTATAGGCATCGACATTAATCCAGACAAATTTATCAAAGGTGGAGTTTTCACAGTTCATAGATGCTTAATGAAGTTGTTAAATAGTGATTTTATGTACTAAACGATTGCTGTCACTTGATTGTTTGTAGGTAAAACAGTAGGGATTACCCATTTCATTAACCCAAATGATATCCAGAAGGAGAAAGATCACAAAGCTGTGCATGAGGCAAGTAAAGCACCCCACATCTTCCACAactcttattttcttcattttagtaATGGTCACCTGTTTTTTTGGGAGAGCTTGTGGATTAGTGGGAGTTGGGCGTTGTGGATGTGTCTCATGTGTGATGGCATGATGTATGGACTCATGGGTGATGATGCTCATGGATGGGGCAGTGGTTCCATTAAATATGAGACGTTGAACCTCCTCCCTGCATACCTGTCCGGGGCCCAAAGTAGGCCCAGTACCCACCAAAGACATTTGGCAGGAGACTCAGGACTCAACCAGGAATACAACCGCCGGGCCTACTTTCTGACTTGTGTTCatgggtgtcaatttcaagatCACGCTGAttcgaaattttttttatttgattttagttttaaaaattaaaatttcattcggtttgattcgattcagtttggttcggttttagtACTAATAATTTGTAATTCATTTAAACCAAACTAATAATGTACATTTCGATTTTTGATTTGGTGATTCTGGATCgagtttgggttttagggtaaTTTGCCCTCAGCTTTCTTTCTCCAAATCTTCAATATAGACACACATGTCACCAGATTAGTGGAGAATTACACCTAATTGCACTTTTGGGAAATTGGAGGGGATCTTGATCTTGTTTCTTTCGAATTGCTGAGATTTTCTCTAATATTTAATTCCCACCttgtagagattttttttttttgtttttttttttttttttttttttttttttttttttttttttttttttttttttggtgaagaataTAGGAAGTCAAAATGAGATCAGTATTAGTTAATAACAAAATGTCCACCACTATATACGTATTGATTTAAGGCAATCTTGATTAATTAATGTGTATCCGGTTCTGATTACATATTTAATTACGTGAGAGGGTGGCCTTGTGAGACAGGATCTTTATGAAAAAGAAAGCTTAATAAAACCCATTACGTGCCTACCTCTAACcttaaatgaattttttattcattatgGTATGATCTAACAGTCAACGGTCTtaacatgcattttttttttttttttcatttcttggatTCTATATTTCTATCTAGCTATGGGCCTCAACAAGCCAACGGCACTCTTTATTGTGTGCTCTAAGAAACTTCTGGGTAGAACTTAGAAGTTACCTTAGGGACCAGATCAAAGTATGCTAACACACAATGGTGCTCATAGTTCAGTTTAACCGCAAGGTGGTTGTAGACCAAGGTGATATATTAGATCTTAGAGAAAAGTACCTCTAAGCTGCTAGGGTTTCTCATATTCTCTTACAGAtacatttttaatttatttttaataatttaattattcTTTATGATGGGGTTTAAGATATCTTGGTTACTTTGAGAGCCAATGCTCTTGATCtgattaa
This genomic interval carries:
- the LOC122065190 gene encoding alcohol dehydrogenase-like 3, which codes for MYMGRIVESVGEGVSDMREGDKVVPIFNGECGDCAYCKCEKTNLCRKFRVNPMKSVMVNDGKTRFWTRDGQKPIYHFLNTSTFVEYTVLDSACVVKIDAQAPLRKMSLLSCGVSTGIGAAWNTANVQEGSSVAIFGLGAVGLAVAEGARLRGASQIIGIDINPDKFIKGKTVGITHFINPNDIQKEKDHKAVHEASKAPHIFHNSYFLHFSNGHLFFWESLWISGSWALWMCLMCDGMMYGLMGDDAHGWGSGSIKYETLNLLPAYLSGAQSRPSTHQRHLAGDSGLNQEYNRRAYFLTCVIQEMTKGGVDYSFECSGNLEVLQEAFSSTHDVRLFVSFFLISF